A region from the Triticum aestivum cultivar Chinese Spring chromosome 3D, IWGSC CS RefSeq v2.1, whole genome shotgun sequence genome encodes:
- the LOC123075439 gene encoding polygalacturonase inhibitor, with protein sequence MRMRSRALLVLLLCSLLAGAANAEPSPDPTYKDCHPGDKAALLAFKAALGEAYHFASWTPDNPCCDWYDVTCDHFTGRVVGLAVFQDANLTGTIPSALAGLPHLQDLTLRHLPRLSGPIPPAIGKLSNLSSLRISWTAVSGPVPSFLGALKKLTFLELSFNSLSGAIPASLGTIPNLSGINLSRNRLTGAIPPMFLSKSADQVYLWLSHNNLTGPVPAGFAAVEFAHLDLSRNALTGDASGLFGRGKELQYIDLSRNDFDFDLSAVVLPEQLYFVDVSHNAIHGSIPAQVASLSNLQFFNVSYNRLCGPVPTGGNMERFDLYNFQHNKCLCGAPLPACKK encoded by the coding sequence ATGAGGATGCGCTCACGCGctctgctcgtcctcctcctctgttctctccTCGCCGGCGCGGCCAACGCCGAGCCCTCTCCGGACCCGACGTACAAGGACTGCCACCCAGGCGACAAGGCGGCGCTGCTCGCCTTCAAGGCCGCCCTCGGGGAGGCCTACCACTTCGCGTCGTGGACGCCCGACAACCCCTGCTGCGACTGGTACGACGTCACCTGCGACCACTTCACCGGCCGCGTCGTCGGCCTCGCCGTCTTCCAGGACGCCAACCTCACGGGCACCATCCCTAGCGCCCTCGCAGGCCTCCCCCACCTGCAGGACCTCACCCTGCGACACCTCCCGAGGCTCTCTGGCCCCATACCGCCGGCCATCGGCAAGCTCTCCAACCTCTCCAGCCTCCGCATCTCCTGGACGGCCGTGTCTGGCCCCGTGCCGTCCTTCCTGGGCGCGCTCAAGAAGCTCACCTTCCTCGAGCTCTCCTTCAACTCGCTCAGCGGCGCCATCCCGGCGTCGCTGGGGACAATCCCCAACCTGTCCGGCATCAACCTCAGCCGCAACCGCCTCACCGGCGCCATCCCCCCGATGTTCCTCAGCAAGTCTGCGGACCAGGTCTACCTCTGGCTGTCGCACAACAACCTCACGGGACCAGTCCCGGCCGGGTTCGCCGCCGTGGAGTTTGCGCACCTCGACCTGTCGCGCAACGCCCTGACCGGCGACGCGTCCGGACTCTTCGGCCGCGGGAAGGAGTTGCAGTACATCGACCTGTCCCGCAACGACTTCGATTTCGACCTATCGGCCGTGGTGCTCCCAGAGCAGCTCTACTTCGTCGACGTGAGCCACAATGCCATCCATGGCAGCATCCCGGCGCAGGTCGCGAGCTTGTCCAACCTGCAGTTCTTCAACGTCAGCTACAATAGGCTCTGCGGCCCAGTGCCGACCGGCGGCAACATGGAGAGGTTTGATCTCTACAACTTTCAGCACAACAAGTGCCTCTGTGGTGCTCCCCTCCCTGCATGCAAGAAATAG